The proteins below are encoded in one region of Amycolatopsis magusensis:
- the ligD gene encoding non-homologous end-joining DNA ligase produces the protein MADSRVPAAVEPMLAQAGALPDDSRYAYEFKWDGYRACFRVGADGTVRLNSRRGNDVTDEYPELAGGLGDMLGGRPAVFDGEIVALDDGGVPDFTLLQNRRTRRHSLSFFAFDLLRLGGDTLLDRPYRERRDLLVELRPGNPNLFAIPPAYSHADLSATGLTPQGLLDVARQSKLEGLVAKNGDAGYHPGRRSPEWIKHALITTQEVVLGGWRPGEGRRAGTLGALLLGAYDDRGDLRYLGDVGTGFTHETLDDLHTRLRKIERRTSPFDEQVPRDRAKGAHWVEPRLVGEVVYRRFTSDGRLRHTAWRGLRPDRDPAEAKVPS, from the coding sequence ATGGCGGACTCCCGCGTACCGGCGGCCGTCGAGCCGATGTTGGCGCAGGCCGGGGCCCTGCCGGACGACTCCCGCTACGCCTACGAGTTCAAATGGGACGGTTACCGCGCGTGCTTCCGCGTGGGCGCGGACGGCACGGTCCGGCTCAACAGCCGCCGGGGGAACGACGTCACCGACGAGTACCCCGAGCTGGCCGGCGGCCTCGGCGACATGCTCGGCGGGCGACCAGCCGTGTTCGACGGCGAGATCGTCGCGCTCGACGACGGGGGCGTGCCGGACTTCACCCTCCTGCAGAACCGGCGCACCCGCCGCCACTCGCTCAGCTTCTTCGCCTTCGACCTCCTGCGGCTCGGCGGCGACACCCTCCTGGACCGTCCCTACCGCGAGCGGCGTGACCTGCTCGTCGAGCTGCGGCCCGGAAATCCGAACCTGTTCGCCATCCCGCCCGCCTACAGCCACGCCGACCTGTCCGCCACCGGCCTCACCCCGCAGGGCCTGCTCGACGTCGCCCGTCAGTCCAAATTAGAGGGACTCGTCGCGAAGAACGGTGACGCCGGGTACCACCCCGGCCGCCGCAGTCCGGAGTGGATCAAGCACGCGCTGATCACCACGCAGGAGGTGGTCCTCGGCGGCTGGCGCCCGGGTGAAGGCCGCCGGGCCGGGACGCTCGGCGCGCTCCTGCTCGGCGCCTACGACGACCGCGGCGACCTGCGCTACCTCGGTGACGTCGGCACCGGCTTCACCCACGAAACCCTCGACGACCTGCACACCCGGCTGCGCAAGATCGAGCGCCGGACCAGTCCGTTCGACGAGCAGGTGCCGCGCGACCGGGCCAAGGGCGCGCACTGGGTGGAGCCCCGGCTGGTCGGCGAAGTGGTCTACCGGCGGTTCACCTCGGACGGCCGCCTGCGGCACACGGCTTGGCGAGGCCTTCGCCCCGATCGGGATCCGGCCGAGGCGAAGGTCCCGTCATGA
- a CDS encoding SDR family oxidoreductase, which produces MRIVVIGGTGLIGGKLVEKLTARGHEAVPAAPSTGVDTLTGEGLAEVLKGAQVVVDVSNSPSFEDTAVLEFFTTSTRNLLAAEAGAGVGHHVALSVVGAERLPDSGYMRAKVAQEALIKDSGVPYSILRATQFFEFLDGIAATSTDGSAVRLSGSLFQPVAAEDVAATLTDVVLAAPANGTVELGGPESHGLADLVREHLGRKGDPREVVADDAAGYFGAVIDDQSLRPGENPRLGDLTYDKWAAR; this is translated from the coding sequence ATGAGGATCGTGGTCATCGGCGGTACCGGGCTCATCGGCGGCAAGCTGGTGGAGAAGCTGACCGCGCGCGGGCACGAGGCGGTACCGGCGGCGCCGTCCACCGGCGTGGACACGCTCACCGGCGAGGGACTGGCGGAGGTGCTCAAGGGCGCGCAGGTCGTCGTCGACGTCTCGAACTCACCGTCCTTCGAGGACACCGCGGTGCTGGAGTTCTTCACCACGAGCACGCGGAACCTGCTCGCCGCCGAGGCCGGCGCGGGCGTGGGGCACCACGTGGCGCTGTCGGTGGTCGGCGCGGAACGGTTGCCGGACAGCGGGTACATGCGTGCGAAGGTCGCCCAAGAGGCGCTGATCAAGGACTCGGGCGTGCCGTACTCGATCCTGCGCGCCACCCAGTTCTTCGAGTTCCTGGACGGCATCGCCGCCACGAGCACGGACGGCTCCGCGGTCCGGCTTTCCGGCTCCCTCTTCCAGCCCGTCGCCGCCGAGGACGTGGCCGCCACCCTGACCGACGTCGTGCTCGCCGCCCCGGCGAACGGTACGGTCGAACTGGGCGGTCCCGAGTCACACGGCCTGGCCGACCTCGTGCGGGAACACCTTGGCCGCAAAGGAGATCCGCGCGAAGTGGTGGCCGACGACGCGGCCGGCTACTTCGGCGCGGTGATCGACGACCAGTCACTCCGGCCAGGCGAGAACCCCCGCCTCGGCGACCTCACCTACGACAAGTGGGCCGCTCGCTAG
- a CDS encoding TetR/AcrR family transcriptional regulator: MPPVVRPFRGVSAEDRRATRRGQLLEAALDVLGDHGRDGFTMTAVCRRAKLTERYFYESFANRDELLIALFDELAGQVSEQVLRATAEVPADAGVATRYAAALRPMIGAMVADPRQARAYVECFTSDLLREHRAQVVRTFAAVITEQVLALSGTPARARVEATALLLIGGIHEVLHGWLTGAVELTEDELVAEFAGIGANLTERLILP; the protein is encoded by the coding sequence ATGCCTCCCGTCGTCCGCCCGTTCCGCGGGGTCAGCGCCGAGGACCGGCGTGCCACCCGGCGCGGCCAGCTGCTCGAAGCCGCGCTCGACGTGCTCGGCGACCACGGGCGCGACGGCTTCACTATGACCGCCGTCTGCCGCCGGGCCAAGCTGACCGAGCGGTACTTCTACGAGAGCTTCGCCAACCGGGACGAGTTGCTCATCGCCCTGTTCGACGAGCTGGCCGGGCAGGTGAGCGAGCAGGTCCTGCGGGCCACCGCCGAGGTGCCCGCCGACGCCGGCGTCGCCACCCGGTACGCCGCCGCGCTCCGCCCGATGATCGGCGCGATGGTCGCCGATCCGCGCCAGGCCCGCGCCTACGTCGAGTGCTTCACCTCCGACCTGCTCCGCGAGCACCGCGCCCAGGTGGTGCGGACCTTCGCCGCGGTGATCACCGAACAGGTGCTCGCGCTCAGCGGGACGCCCGCGCGCGCCCGGGTGGAGGCGACCGCGCTGCTGCTCATCGGCGGCATCCACGAGGTGCTGCACGGCTGGCTCACCGGCGCGGTCGAACTGACCGAGGACGAGCTGGTCGCCGAGTTCGCCGGTATCGGCGCGAACCTCACCGAACGGCTCATCTTGCCTTGA
- the trxA gene encoding thioredoxin, producing MIETITDATFDEAVLRHDGPVLVDFWAQWCPPCHMITPVLAEIAAERAGSLTIRKIDTDENPLSMRNYQVMSLPTLILFRDGVPVRSLVGAKPKAKLLAELDAVLV from the coding sequence ATGATCGAGACCATCACCGACGCCACCTTCGACGAGGCCGTGCTGCGCCACGACGGGCCGGTACTGGTGGACTTCTGGGCGCAGTGGTGCCCGCCGTGCCACATGATCACGCCGGTGCTCGCGGAGATCGCCGCCGAGCGCGCCGGTTCGCTGACCATCCGCAAGATCGACACCGACGAGAACCCGCTGTCCATGCGCAACTACCAGGTGATGTCGCTGCCCACGCTGATCCTGTTCCGCGACGGCGTCCCGGTGCGTTCGCTGGTCGGCGCGAAGCCGAAGGCCAAGCTCCTGGCCGAACTGGACGCCGTGCTCGTCTAA
- the dnaE gene encoding DNA polymerase III subunit alpha: MDSFVHLHVHTEYSMLDGAAKIAPLFAEAARLGMPAVGMTDHGNMYGADEFYQQARKAGITPIIGIEAYVAPESRFHKKPVFWGQSNQRGADELGEGGDVSGAGAYTHMTMLAENATGLRNLFKLSSLASLEGYYRKPRMDRELIAEHHEGIIATTGCPSGEVQTRLRLGQKAEAIQAASDYKDIFGAGNFFLELMDHGLPIERSVREGLLEIGKQLGLAPLATNDSHYVTQDQADTHSALLCVQAGKTLNDPNRFKFDGDGYYLKSAADMRQYWDTEVPGAADSTLLIAERVQSYEDVYAHHDRMPKTEVPEGHDEASWLHQQVMDGLAWRLPGGVPEPYRERAEFEIDVITQKGFPAYFLITADLMRHAREVGIRVGPGRGSAAGSLVAYALGITNLDPIDLGLLFERFLNPERVSMPDIDMDFDDRRRGEMIRYATDKYGADRVAQVITFGKIKTKAAIKDAARVHYGQAGYGIADRISKALPPPVAAKDIPLGGIVDPKHERYAEAAEVRALVETDSEVSTIFETARGLEGLIRNAGVHACAVIMSAEPLVDTIPLWRRDDGSIITGWDYPSCEAIGLLKMDFLGLRNLTVIGDAIDNIKANRGEDIDLDTLKVDDPATYELLARGDSLGVFQLDGGAMRDLLRRMLPTGFDDIIAVNALYRPGPMAMNTHNNYADRKNARQPIEPIHPELAEPLREILAETHGLVVYQEQIMQIAQRVAGFSMGRADVLRRAMGKKKKEVLEKEFEGFQAGMRANGFSDEAVQALWDTILPFAGYAFNKSHAAGYALVGYWTAYLKANYPAEYMAALLTSVGDNKDKSAIYLSECRRLGIKVLPPDVNESAQRFAAVGDDIRFGMGAVRNVGTNVVESIIKTRAETGKYSSFTDFLDRSELVVCNKRVLESLIKAGAFDSLGNTRLSMVQVHEEAVEAVVPLKRREAMGQFDLFGTDAGPSSSPLTHLRFGEDEYPRKQMLGYEREMLGLYVSAHPLDGAETLLRKHAKKPIGAILADPPREGELIVAGLITALERRVNKKGEPWAICTVEDIDGSLEVLFFPKSYALFSAELTEDNPVVVKGRVNWREGKMSVFGAGVDPLDISNLSEEAPLVLRASADKLDREVVGELKSALLAHAGDTPVRVELVAGQRVRRYALDDYPVRLSSMLLGELKGIPGISVA; encoded by the coding sequence TTGGACTCTTTCGTCCATCTGCATGTGCACACCGAGTACTCGATGCTGGATGGGGCGGCGAAGATCGCGCCGTTGTTCGCGGAGGCGGCTCGGTTGGGGATGCCGGCGGTGGGGATGACCGACCACGGCAATATGTACGGGGCGGATGAGTTCTACCAGCAGGCGCGCAAGGCGGGGATCACGCCGATCATCGGGATCGAGGCGTATGTGGCGCCGGAGTCGCGGTTTCACAAGAAGCCGGTGTTCTGGGGTCAGTCGAACCAGCGTGGGGCGGATGAGCTGGGTGAGGGTGGCGACGTCTCGGGTGCGGGTGCGTATACGCACATGACGATGCTGGCGGAGAACGCCACGGGGTTGCGCAATCTGTTCAAGTTGTCGTCGCTGGCGAGTTTGGAGGGGTATTACCGTAAGCCGCGGATGGATCGGGAGTTGATCGCCGAGCATCATGAGGGGATCATCGCCACGACGGGGTGCCCGTCGGGTGAGGTGCAGACGCGGTTGCGGCTGGGGCAGAAGGCCGAGGCGATCCAGGCGGCGTCGGACTACAAGGACATTTTCGGGGCGGGCAATTTTTTCCTGGAGTTGATGGATCACGGGTTGCCGATCGAGCGGTCGGTGCGTGAGGGTCTGCTGGAGATCGGTAAGCAGCTGGGTCTGGCGCCGCTGGCGACCAACGACTCGCACTATGTGACCCAGGATCAGGCGGACACGCACAGTGCGTTGTTGTGTGTGCAGGCGGGTAAGACGCTCAATGACCCGAACCGGTTCAAGTTCGACGGTGATGGCTACTACCTGAAGTCCGCGGCGGACATGCGCCAGTACTGGGACACCGAGGTCCCGGGCGCGGCGGACTCGACCCTGCTCATCGCCGAACGCGTCCAGTCCTATGAGGACGTTTATGCCCACCACGACCGGATGCCGAAGACCGAGGTCCCCGAGGGACACGACGAAGCGAGCTGGCTGCACCAGCAGGTCATGGACGGCCTCGCGTGGCGCCTGCCCGGGGGTGTGCCGGAGCCGTACCGCGAGCGGGCCGAGTTCGAGATCGACGTGATCACGCAGAAGGGCTTCCCGGCGTACTTCCTGATCACCGCGGACCTGATGCGCCACGCCCGCGAGGTCGGCATTCGCGTCGGCCCCGGTCGTGGGTCGGCCGCGGGTTCGCTGGTCGCGTACGCGCTGGGCATCACGAACCTGGACCCGATCGACCTCGGCCTGCTGTTCGAGCGGTTCCTCAACCCCGAACGCGTCTCCATGCCGGACATCGACATGGACTTCGACGACCGCCGCCGCGGCGAGATGATCCGGTACGCCACCGACAAGTACGGCGCGGACCGGGTCGCCCAGGTGATCACCTTCGGCAAGATCAAGACGAAGGCGGCGATCAAGGACGCCGCCCGCGTCCACTATGGACAGGCGGGCTACGGCATCGCCGACCGGATCTCGAAGGCGTTGCCCCCGCCGGTCGCGGCCAAGGACATCCCGCTTGGCGGCATCGTCGACCCCAAGCACGAGCGTTACGCCGAGGCCGCCGAGGTCCGTGCCCTGGTGGAGACCGACTCCGAGGTCTCCACCATCTTCGAGACCGCCCGCGGCCTCGAAGGCCTCATCCGCAACGCCGGCGTGCACGCCTGCGCGGTGATCATGTCGGCGGAACCGCTGGTCGACACCATTCCGTTGTGGCGGCGGGACGACGGCTCGATCATCACCGGCTGGGACTACCCCTCCTGCGAGGCCATCGGCCTGCTGAAGATGGACTTCCTCGGCCTGCGCAACCTGACCGTCATCGGCGACGCCATCGACAACATCAAGGCCAACCGCGGTGAGGACATCGACCTCGACACGCTCAAGGTCGACGATCCCGCCACCTACGAACTGCTCGCGCGCGGTGACAGCCTCGGGGTGTTCCAACTGGACGGTGGCGCCATGCGGGACCTGTTGCGCCGCATGCTGCCCACCGGGTTCGACGACATCATCGCGGTGAACGCGCTGTACCGGCCGGGCCCGATGGCGATGAACACGCACAACAACTACGCCGACCGCAAGAACGCGCGCCAGCCGATCGAGCCGATCCACCCGGAACTGGCCGAGCCGCTGCGGGAGATCCTCGCCGAGACCCACGGCCTGGTGGTGTACCAGGAACAAATCATGCAGATCGCCCAGCGGGTCGCCGGGTTCTCCATGGGCCGGGCCGACGTGCTGCGCCGGGCGATGGGCAAGAAGAAGAAAGAGGTGCTGGAGAAGGAGTTCGAAGGCTTCCAGGCGGGGATGCGCGCGAACGGTTTCTCCGATGAAGCCGTGCAGGCGTTGTGGGACACCATTCTGCCGTTCGCCGGATATGCGTTCAACAAATCCCACGCGGCCGGATACGCACTGGTCGGCTATTGGACCGCTTACCTCAAGGCGAACTACCCTGCCGAATACATGGCCGCGCTGCTGACCTCGGTCGGGGACAACAAGGACAAGTCCGCGATCTACCTCTCCGAATGTCGCCGCCTCGGCATCAAGGTGCTGCCGCCGGACGTCAACGAATCGGCCCAGCGGTTCGCGGCCGTCGGGGACGACATCCGCTTCGGAATGGGCGCGGTCCGCAACGTCGGGACGAACGTGGTCGAGTCGATCATCAAGACCCGCGCGGAAACCGGGAAGTACTCGTCGTTCACCGACTTCCTGGACCGATCCGAGCTGGTGGTGTGCAACAAGCGAGTGCTCGAATCCTTGATCAAGGCGGGTGCGTTCGACTCGCTCGGCAACACGCGGCTGTCCATGGTGCAGGTACACGAGGAGGCCGTGGAGGCGGTGGTGCCGCTCAAACGCCGTGAAGCGATGGGCCAGTTCGACCTGTTCGGCACCGACGCCGGGCCCTCTTCGTCACCGCTGACGCACCTGCGCTTCGGTGAAGACGAATACCCGCGCAAGCAAATGCTCGGCTACGAACGGGAAATGCTCGGTCTCTACGTTTCCGCGCACCCGCTGGACGGCGCGGAAACCCTGTTGCGCAAGCACGCGAAGAAGCCGATCGGCGCGATACTGGCCGACCCGCCGCGAGAGGGTGAGCTGATCGTCGCGGGCCTGATCACCGCGCTGGAGCGGCGGGTCAACAAGAAGGGTGAGCCGTGGGCGATCTGCACGGTCGAGGACATCGACGGGTCGCTGGAAGTGCTGTTCTTCCCGAAGTCCTACGCGTTGTTCTCGGCCGAGCTGACCGAGGACAACCCGGTGGTGGTCAAGGGCAGGGTCAACTGGCGGGAGGGCAAGATGTCGGTGTTCGGCGCGGGCGTGGATCCGCTCGACATCTCGAACCTGAGCGAAGAAGCGCCGCTCGTGTTGCGCGCGAGCGCCGACAAGCTCGATCGCGAGGTGGTCGGTGAGCTGAAGTCGGCGTTGCTCGCGCACGCGGGGGACACCCCGGTGCGGGTCGAACTGGTCGCCGGGCAGCGAGTCCGGCGGTACGCGCTCGACGACTACCCCGTCCGGCTCAGCTCGATGCTGCTCGGTGAGCTGAAGGGAATCCCGGGGATCTCGGTCGCCTGA
- a CDS encoding flavin-containing monooxygenase has product MTHYEVIVVGAGFSGIGAAIKLREAGFEDFLIVEEGDGVGGAWHWNTYPGVAVDIPSFSYQFSFYKRDDWSRVYAPGDELKNYAEDCVDRYGLRGRLRLGTRITSAEFDEAHDQWKLGTSGGDQVTARHVVVATGVLTQPKPPAIDGLEDFGGTLMHTARWDHGVDLRGKRVAIIGTGASAVQVIPSIAEAVAHLTVFQRTPIWCLPKPDARLARPLRAALRRVPGAKRLTRVLSQAYVEANFPVAAHFTGVVPVAKLGEKLAKRFLRKEVADPVVRDQLTPRYALGCKRPSFSNEYLRTFNRDNVVLETSGIDRVTPKGIRTADGVEHEVDVLILATGFKVFESGNMPPFATTGVGGTDLESWWDTHRFQAYQGVSVPGFPNLFMILGPYGYNGASYFNLIETQSRHIVRCLTEARRAGATRVEVTPEANREYFEHMLSRRPQQVFFQGGCGDANSYYFDKHGDVPFRPSLTLETMWTSARFDLKHYRFAGNRVS; this is encoded by the coding sequence ATGACGCACTACGAGGTGATCGTGGTCGGTGCCGGGTTCTCCGGGATCGGCGCGGCGATCAAGCTCCGCGAGGCGGGGTTCGAGGACTTCCTGATCGTCGAGGAGGGTGACGGCGTCGGCGGGGCCTGGCACTGGAACACCTATCCCGGTGTAGCCGTGGACATCCCGTCGTTCAGCTACCAGTTCTCCTTCTACAAGCGCGACGACTGGTCCCGCGTCTACGCGCCGGGCGACGAGCTGAAGAACTACGCCGAGGACTGCGTGGACCGCTACGGCCTGCGCGGCAGGCTCCGGCTCGGCACCCGGATCACCTCGGCCGAGTTCGACGAGGCCCACGACCAGTGGAAGCTCGGCACCTCCGGCGGCGACCAGGTCACCGCGCGGCACGTGGTGGTGGCGACCGGCGTGCTGACCCAGCCGAAACCACCCGCGATCGACGGGCTGGAAGACTTCGGCGGCACGCTCATGCACACCGCGCGCTGGGACCACGGCGTCGACCTGCGGGGCAAGCGCGTCGCGATCATCGGCACCGGCGCGTCGGCCGTGCAGGTGATCCCGTCGATCGCGGAGGCGGTGGCGCACCTGACCGTCTTCCAGCGCACGCCGATCTGGTGCCTGCCCAAACCGGACGCGCGGCTGGCCCGGCCGCTGCGGGCGGCGCTGCGGCGGGTGCCGGGCGCGAAACGGCTCACCCGGGTGCTCAGCCAGGCCTACGTGGAGGCCAACTTCCCGGTGGCCGCGCACTTCACCGGCGTGGTCCCGGTGGCGAAGCTGGGGGAGAAGCTGGCCAAGCGGTTCCTGCGCAAGGAGGTCGCCGACCCGGTCGTCCGCGACCAGCTCACGCCGCGGTACGCGCTCGGCTGCAAGCGCCCCAGTTTCTCGAACGAGTACCTGCGAACCTTCAACCGCGACAACGTGGTGCTGGAGACCTCGGGCATCGATCGCGTGACACCGAAGGGGATCCGCACGGCCGACGGGGTCGAGCACGAGGTCGACGTGCTCATCCTGGCCACCGGGTTCAAGGTGTTCGAGTCCGGCAACATGCCGCCGTTCGCCACCACCGGGGTGGGCGGCACGGACCTGGAGTCCTGGTGGGACACCCACCGTTTCCAGGCGTACCAAGGGGTCAGCGTGCCTGGCTTCCCGAACCTGTTCATGATCCTCGGGCCCTACGGCTACAACGGCGCCAGCTACTTCAACCTGATCGAGACGCAGAGCAGGCACATCGTGCGGTGCCTGACCGAGGCGCGGCGGGCGGGCGCGACCCGCGTCGAGGTGACGCCGGAGGCGAACCGGGAGTACTTCGAGCACATGCTCAGCCGCCGTCCGCAGCAGGTGTTCTTCCAGGGTGGTTGCGGCGACGCCAACAGCTACTACTTCGACAAGCACGGCGACGTGCCGTTCCGGCCGTCACTGACCTTGGAAACCATGTGGACCAGTGCGCGGTTCGACCTCAAGCACTACCGGTTCGCCGGGAACAGGGTTTCCTAG
- a CDS encoding aminoglycoside phosphotransferase family protein, whose protein sequence is MNIDVPQQLVQSHGDEHPEWLAALPRLVKDFLGRWSLRREGPTWHGCASLVLPVVRADGTPAALKLQPPTEENAGTALALRTWNGDGVVQLLEYDPDTSTQLLERLDETRPLSAVPDDTTAITVLAELLARLTAVPAPAGMRRLADVAAAMLDQTPDAVPALRDPAERRLVQRCADVVAEVLGEPGDRLLHWDLHYDNILAGGREKWLAIDPEPLAGDPGFDLLPALDNRWDDVVASGDVPGTVLRRFDLLTEALGLDRRRAYAWSMARVLQNALWDIEDGEIALQPVQLAIAEALSARS, encoded by the coding sequence ATGAACATCGACGTGCCCCAGCAGCTCGTCCAGTCCCACGGTGACGAGCACCCGGAGTGGCTCGCCGCGCTTCCCCGGCTGGTCAAAGATTTCCTCGGCCGCTGGTCCCTGCGCCGCGAGGGTCCCACCTGGCACGGTTGCGCTTCGCTCGTGCTGCCGGTGGTCCGCGCGGACGGCACCCCCGCGGCGCTCAAGTTGCAGCCGCCCACCGAGGAGAACGCGGGCACCGCGCTCGCGCTGCGGACGTGGAACGGCGACGGCGTCGTCCAGTTGCTCGAGTACGACCCGGACACCAGCACGCAACTGCTGGAACGCCTGGACGAAACCCGGCCCCTGTCCGCGGTTCCGGACGACACCACGGCGATCACCGTCCTCGCCGAACTCCTCGCGCGGCTGACCGCGGTGCCCGCCCCCGCGGGCATGCGCCGCCTCGCCGATGTGGCCGCCGCGATGCTCGACCAGACCCCGGACGCCGTGCCCGCGCTGCGCGACCCGGCCGAACGGCGGCTCGTCCAGCGGTGCGCCGACGTGGTGGCCGAGGTGCTCGGCGAGCCGGGTGACCGGCTGCTGCACTGGGACCTGCACTACGACAACATCCTCGCCGGTGGGCGGGAGAAGTGGCTCGCCATCGACCCGGAGCCGCTGGCCGGTGACCCGGGTTTCGACCTGCTGCCCGCGCTGGACAACCGGTGGGACGACGTGGTCGCCTCCGGTGACGTGCCGGGGACGGTGCTGCGCCGGTTCGACCTGCTGACCGAGGCACTCGGCCTGGACCGGCGGCGCGCCTACGCCTGGTCGATGGCCCGCGTGCTGCAGAACGCGCTGTGGGACATCGAGGACGGGGAGATCGCGCTGCAACCGGTGCAGCTCGCGATCGCCGAAGCGCTCAGCGCGCGGTCATGA
- a CDS encoding RrF2 family transcriptional regulator: protein MSGGVEWALHCCVVLTAVDHPVPAAQLAELHDVSASYLAKQLQGLSRAGLVRSVQGHAGGYVLTRAPAEITVLDVVEAVDGARPAFTCTEIRQRGPLAVSPEACTRPCAISRAMSAADRAWREALREVTIADLAHQVGEDYEVDALGGIRRWLSA from the coding sequence ATGTCCGGCGGAGTCGAATGGGCGCTGCACTGCTGCGTGGTGCTGACCGCGGTCGACCACCCGGTCCCGGCGGCTCAGCTGGCCGAGTTGCACGACGTGTCGGCCAGCTATCTGGCCAAGCAGTTGCAGGGCCTGTCGCGGGCGGGGCTGGTCCGCTCGGTGCAGGGCCACGCCGGCGGGTACGTGCTCACCAGGGCACCGGCGGAGATCACCGTGCTCGACGTGGTGGAGGCGGTCGACGGCGCGCGCCCGGCGTTCACCTGCACGGAGATCCGCCAGCGCGGGCCGCTGGCCGTCTCTCCCGAAGCTTGCACGCGGCCGTGCGCGATCAGCCGCGCGATGTCCGCGGCCGATCGCGCGTGGCGTGAGGCGTTGCGTGAAGTGACCATCGCCGACCTGGCGCACCAGGTCGGCGAAGACTACGAAGTCGACGCGCTCGGCGGCATCCGCCGCTGGCTGAGCGCTTAG
- a CDS encoding SecDF P1 head subdomain-containing protein has product MRLLPLLLLAFLLSACSAEVPGDATPAPVFTAGTPVELRVVTPGGGTTLLDKQGTSYEVGPVALVLDRFTKVGASFRPEVTGWVVDVALPSDLAEKFGKLTEEQVGKQVAIVADGVVQSAPEIQQPITGGEIQITGKFTKDDAEALAAALGGN; this is encoded by the coding sequence ATGCGCCTGCTGCCCTTGCTGCTGCTCGCCTTCCTCCTGTCGGCCTGCTCCGCCGAAGTCCCCGGTGACGCCACCCCGGCGCCGGTGTTCACCGCGGGCACGCCCGTGGAACTGCGGGTGGTCACCCCGGGCGGCGGCACCACGCTGCTCGACAAACAGGGCACCTCCTACGAAGTGGGCCCGGTGGCACTGGTGCTCGACCGGTTCACCAAGGTGGGCGCGAGCTTCCGCCCCGAGGTGACGGGGTGGGTGGTGGACGTCGCGCTGCCGTCGGACCTCGCGGAGAAGTTCGGGAAGCTGACCGAGGAACAGGTCGGGAAGCAGGTGGCGATCGTGGCCGACGGCGTCGTGCAGTCGGCACCGGAGATCCAGCAGCCGATCACCGGCGGGGAAATCCAGATCACCGGCAAGTTCACCAAGGACGACGCCGAAGCACTCGCCGCCGCGCTCGGCGGGAACTGA
- a CDS encoding MerR family transcriptional regulator, which translates to MRIGELAKKAGTTTRALRFYEAQGLLDAPRTANGYRDYGEEHIRLVSEIRTLQAAGLSLDDTRPFVDCLRSGHSAGDSCADSIEVYERKLAEVDACLDRLNSVRADLLAKLTAAVARQPDPCRVTDDWESRT; encoded by the coding sequence ATGAGAATCGGCGAACTGGCCAAGAAAGCCGGGACGACGACGCGCGCACTGCGGTTCTACGAAGCGCAGGGCCTGCTCGACGCGCCACGCACGGCCAACGGCTACCGCGACTACGGCGAGGAACACATCCGGCTGGTCAGCGAGATCCGGACGTTGCAGGCGGCCGGGCTCTCGCTGGACGACACCCGGCCCTTCGTCGACTGCCTGCGGTCCGGGCACTCGGCCGGTGACTCGTGCGCCGATTCGATCGAGGTCTACGAACGCAAACTGGCCGAGGTGGACGCCTGCCTCGACCGGCTCAACTCGGTGCGGGCCGACCTGCTGGCCAAGCTGACCGCGGCGGTGGCGCGGCAGCCGGACCCCTGCCGGGTGACCGACGACTGGGAGTCCCGCACATGA